The segment AATGGAAAAGTGTTCAAATACTTCATTTCTGTTCCGCCGAAGGGCAGCAAACAGAATCTTGATACCAATTACAGGAGGCAAGAGATCGTCAGACCGAACGTCAGCCAATAACTTCAGGATGATGACCAGGCCACTGCCTGCGGCCAATACGTCAACGACAGTCATGATGTAAGGATTCTCTGTTATTCCACATTGAAGATCGCCGCAGAGCAAAAGAATGGCCAGGAGCGGCCCCATCGCTAAAAAAGCAAAGAGTATGCCCGTGAGGATCAGGAGCAGGTTTCGAAACAAAAGAAATGGGCCTGCGATTACGACATTAATCCAGAACCATCGCGGCTCTTTCGGCGCAAAGATGGATACTATTCCATTATGGCGGTCACGAAACGCCCTTAGCATTGCCGGCACCCCAAAACCCACACAGGCAAGAATGACGTAATAGAGTACTTCACTGAATCGCTCTGATATCAGCGATGAACAAAGGGCCAGAACGGTCGCGAGAATTGGCGCGGCAAAGCTGATAACGAAGATGAGTACACTGAACTCTTCGTTCTGTTTTTTCGCTTGCCGATACAGTTTCAACGCCTCACGCGGGTTTTCACTTTCGGCGCTGATGGCTGACATAATGCGTTCCCGGATGGTGACGAATTCCCTGTATGTGTAGTCTACCCCATCAATGGTGTCTTTAATAGTCCAATAAGCAAGATAGCTACCCCCTGCAAATAATATTAAACCGAGAAAGAATACGAATATTTCTTCTAATTTGGGTCCCGGCTCAAGAAAGCCAATTTCGGGGTGATGAGGATTGTAGTAAACCTCGACCTGATTGTAGGGTGCATATTTTGTTTTGATGCTCTCTTCTGCTTTTTCTTTTGTGAAAAGGCGGTCTTTCGGGTTGTGAATGTAACTTCCTTCAAACTTTTTATCGCCGACAGAATACTCGTACAATAGACGCACATACATACTTCTATATAGCGGCCCTTCTTCAAGTTCCGAATTCAATACCGTCCCCGTTGTTGTTGGCCAATTTATTCTAATTAGACCTTCTGCCAGAGGAATACTTACTCTTAAAAAGAATAAACCAAGTATGACACATAATAGATGCTTGACCAGCGGTATTAACGGGATTTTGCGGCCTTTAATGACTATGCACATATTGTTATTTCCCAGTGAATTCTATGACCTGGAATACGGAATTCATCCTGACCGCCGCCTCAGGACCCGGGGACTCATGGATATCCTTGGCACTGATGCAGATGTCACACACCTGGCAGCCCCTTCTGATAGTCGGTCTAACTACTGAATAGATTGCAAAATTGCAGTCTATCCCTTGTTAGTCCTATGTTAAACATTAATTTCTTATAAAAATAATGATTTGTAAAATCACAGCAACAAAATAAATTATAAAAACGTCTGAACCAAATCCCGTAACCCTCAATATTTAGCCAATAACTTGCACATATTTCCAATATCTCCTTATATTTACATGGACCAAGGAAGGTCTTTGACAGACTGCCACCAGCTACTAATACATCAGTCAACGGATTGAGAGATCCTCAGATAAAATCACGGATGGAAAAATTGTTCAAAATGATCGAAGAACGGGGATGGAAAAGCCGGATTGTTCCTATTGTTCGTCTCGCTGACTTGAAAGAGGCGATCTTAGGCCGCTACGAGAAAAGACTCATCGACGAATCGCTCTACCGGGAGCAACTCGGTTTTTTCTCTTTCGATCCCCCGGCAGACCTTCCTGGCGCTCGCTCGATCATCATCGTAGCTGTGCCCACACCTCAGATGCGAATTATCTTCAACTGGCAAGGTGGACGTGTGCCGGTGGTCGTACCGCCTACTTACGTAAGCTACACGCCACGTACAAAGAGCGTCCAGGAAGTGCTGGCGACCTGGCTAAAGCCGGAAGGCTACCATCTGGCGAAGCCAAAGCTGCCGCTCAAGACGCTTGCCGTGCTTAGTGGATTGGCTGACTATGGCCGCAACCACATCTGCTATGTACCCGGCATGGGGAGCTTCCTGCAGCTCGTGGGCGCCTTTTCGGATTTGCCCTGCGATGCCAGACTGCCTGCCCCGAGAACAGAACCGTGCTGGAGTGGTTCGAAGACCGGGCCGGGTTCTCCGAGTTGGAGACCGCTCTCTTCCTCCAATCTGTGCCGCTTGACCGGCTCCCTCCGGAAACGGTCGCCAAGATAAAAAGCCTGGAAATCAATGAAGACTACCGGCTTCTTTGCCGGAATTTGTCGATGATCATCGGACGGGAGAAATGTGAAAGATGAATCCATCCCCATGTGCCGGGACGATAGTCTTGCGATCGACAGTCAGCGGTCAGCAGTCAGCAGTCAGCGGTTAGCATTAAAAAATATAGCAATTTAACAATTTAACAATTAACACTCAAAATTTAACCACTAACCACTAACTAATAACCAGTAACCAATAATCAAATTTGAATGTATTTCCAGAATATCTCCCTAAATTTAAATGAATCTATGAAGGTTTTTACCAGACTGCCATTGCACTACATATGAGTTACAGCGCTTTTCTTCTATGAAGTTATCGGGGTGTATTGTATAAATAAAAAGTAGGGGAGTATAGTGGAGTAAAAATTAGGTTTTAAGAAAACCATATTGTAATTTTATGTCGTTAATAAACGGGCATAAGCTAGTTTTTCGAGATGCACTGGATAACTAAACAAATGACTATAAATAAATACATCATAATCATAGCAACAGTTTTGACACAAAATATTTATTTATTTTCTCAAAACATACCCTCATTTCGAATTACTAATTGGAATTCTCCTGGCAGTTCTGCGTCATTCAATTTTCAGCAAAGTGTAACACTCACTTCGTTTGGAGCTGATACAAGTGGATTTGTTGCTTGTGACGACGCACTTCAACAAGCTATAAATGCACTAAATGGTCCGGGTGAAATATTTGTCTCCAAAGGTACCTATTTGT is part of the Bacteroidales bacterium genome and harbors:
- a CDS encoding DUF3592 domain-containing protein, translated to MCIVIKGRKIPLIPLVKHLLCVILGLFFLRVSIPLAEGLIRINWPTTTGTVLNSELEEGPLYRSMYVRLLYEYSVGDKKFEGSYIHNPKDRLFTKEKAEESIKTKYAPYNQVEVYYNPHHPEIGFLEPGPKLEEIFVFFLGLILFAGGSYLAYWTIKDTIDGVDYTYREFVTIRERIMSAISAESENPREALKLYRQAKKQNEEFSVLIFVISFAAPILATVLALCSSLISERFSEVLYYVILACVGFGVPAMLRAFRDRHNGIVSIFAPKEPRWFWINVVIAGPFLLFRNLLLILTGILFAFLAMGPLLAILLLCGDLQCGITENPYIMTVVDVLAAGSGLVIILKLLADVRSDDLLPPVIGIKILFAALRRNRNEVFEHFSILLLGYVFVALKSGNSAIILAPSFEAVILSVLSGLFLALSLARGDLSTETMVFIHLGMSRCHIRLQNWASALVQLKPVDKTSICEFVERDDCRKLCGYLSHHLMSVIEGVRLGYQPGDLEDCIDRAKETGVPDIPDSRIWIKNIRENQLLVEGEEVRAALGRTTKHRCLLERIDFDYLLGFFGWYWGAGIICFIWWLFRVL